The Fibrobacter sp. UWB2 genomic interval TTTCGTGAGTCTTGGCATCGACAATGACAAAAGGCTCTACGGTGTCATTGTTCAAAAATTCGATAAGGCTTGTATCAAATTCCTGGCGGCAATCCTTACATTCTTTAAAGGCCTTGGTGACATCGTCATAAACGACAACCGTATATTCGGTTCCGTCTTCCAAAAAATGATGGTAGCCTAAAGCATGAATTGTACGATATTCACTCTTGCCATACAACTTTTGACGATAGATAACTTCGTAACGTCCGTCCTTGTTTTTTGCAAATTCCTTGGCCTTAGTCGCCACAAAAACAATATCTTCACGATGGACGTCCCGATACATATCCGTATCCAGGAACTTCAACAAGTCTTCACGAGTCGCACTAGGCGAAAGCCAGCGGACAAGTCCTTCAGAAACAAGAATAGTCTGAATACGCCCACCAATTAATTGATAGACCGCAAGCGGAACCTCGGAACTTTCCAATTCCTTCCGCATCCCCTCAGGAAATTTATAAACATCTCGTACCGACATAGCCACACGCCTCCGTTAAAAGGAACCGGAAAAAATCCGATTCCATAACGAACCCATCACACCTTCCTCTAGAAATAAAGATATTTTCTACTCAATAAAATAATTTAATATTTTCAAAATCGTAAGAATTTTGACGTATTTTCGTAATATATTTTGGTAGAAAGTGTGATTTTTTTCACTTAAAGCGTGTTTCTAGGCGAAAACCTTGCTCCCCGCTTCGACAGCGTCGGCGATACTCAGGCCCACATAGTCCTGGGCACTGAACCAGCGTCCACTCTTCTTGTCGTCGAGGAGCACGCTCACGAGAGCACCCGGGACAACCGTTTCCGGAGCATTCGGGGCATTCGGACCGCCAAGGTCCGTACGGAGCCAACCCGGATCCATCACGTTCATCATCACATCAGAGCCATTCAACTTACAGGCGAAGTCCTTCACAAACTTGGTAAGGGCAGCCTTGGCGCAAGCGTAAGCGGCAAGTTCCGGTTCGTTAGCGATACCGCTCGTCGTAAGCTGCATGCGGCCAAAACCGCGCTGGATCATGCCCGGCAAAAAGTGGTAGGCAATCTTTATCGGGGCAAAGAAGTTTACCGCCATCGCCTGGCGGAAGTCATCCATCG includes:
- a CDS encoding SDR family oxidoreductase, yielding MIDVKGKWCLVTGGCRGVGRLIAIEMAKLGANLILQGRDKSHAEKVINELAPYGVQVKAVGCNLENEAEIEAALAEIDSFGVQVDLVFNNAGLMSHYFSDFTTNTMDDFRQAMAVNFFAPIKIAYHFLPGMIQRGFGRMQLTTSGIANEPELAAYACAKAALTKFVKDFACKLNGSDVMMNVMDPGWLRTDLGGPNAPNAPETVVPGALVSVLLDDKKSGRWFSAQDYVGLSIADAVEAGSKVFA